The sequence cctttattttttttccatcttcaaagCAGCATACCACATGTTTTCACAAAAGGAAGTATTCAAAATGATCAATTTAAAAAAGTTTATTACATCAGTGAATCAGCAATAGTTCTTATTTCAAACAAAGCCacattatcttttttcttctttcatctagATTTAGCTGTACTCAATAGTAGTAAAAATGGGACTATAAAATGTAGAATGGAGATGAAATGAAAAAGTTGAGATACTCTTCAAGTATAATATACTTTCAGCACTTCTACCCAAAATGCAGCCAATTTGTGTAGATTTATGCCTTACATTTTCAAATCAATATGTCTGCTGtagaatgtaaatattttatacacaaataaaaacagTGCAGGCAACTCCTACAGGTTAGCAATATCTTTAGTTGTATAATGCAGATTCTGTTAATGAACTTTAAATAATTTAGCCTCCCTTTACAGACAAGGTGACGTTAACTGGATTTATGGTAATGGTAATCAAATACACTAGATGGGATGAGTAATGGAAGTGCTAAGACTGGTATTTCAACCCACCAGACGATTTTTCAGTTTAATAATACATACTCAGTCCAGCCTCAAAATAATGAAGTTTTAGAATCCTTCATTAAGTTTTCTTGAAAGTGGAAAAATTCTACTGGAGCATTATGTAGTCTTGAGATGCATttcaatgctttaaaaaacattttaaaagtttaacaATTTAGGATTCTAAATGTAAGTATTCTCCAATAATGATCTTTGCAAATTTCAAATCCATGAGCTTACTTCAAGAAAGCAGTCAGATATGTGGAGATCTTAAGTCAATCCAGAACATGAACAAGACAGTAAGCTTCCTtggcttttaatttcttcattagtTTAAGATCCAAGGAACTGTGGGGTTTGTTTacttggtaggaaaaaaaaagttatttttaaactctgatttaccaaaaaaataaaagcccagaGATTTGCAGAcataataaaatttatttaaattccatGCATTATGGTAGCTACAAGTGTAGTCATATGAAACTGAAGGACAATAACTTCTTCTGTCCATACAATGTAGCTGTAAGTGAAATGAATGGGAGTTCCACAgttacaaagaaacaaacaaaacaaaaaaaaaccccagaaaaggTAAATCTGTTTCAGTTTTGAGTTATCTGTGAATTCAGATACAGTCACTAGACTGTAAACTTTTGGGGGAGGAGATGGGCTCGCCACAATTGTACAACTGAAAATGTTTAGCTTAAGACATTCTGAAGAAGCTCTGAGGATACCTTTTAATACTTACTACTAATACtctgggaaatgaaaaaaaataaatccattagcCTTCATCCTAATTGTTAGAATCAGGATAGCAACTGTAGACAGTCCATTTTCAAAGTGCAGCTAAATAGGGTTTTATTATGCAGCTCCTTCAAGTTGTACTGAGTAAGCTTTATTTTGAACCAGTTTTCTTTAGTTTCTCAAGAAAAACTTCACTGGTCCTCATAAGCTTACATTGCTTTTTGATATGCAAAAATTTACAGACTGTGCTTGATTCTGACCCTCCCATGTTTCAGTATGTGCAAACTCTTAGGGATTTAAATAAGTCTTTCTCCCTCTCAGTTCAGACTGATCTTTAAAACAGCAAGGATTATCCAGCCCTCTAAATTAAAGACAGGGTGAACTGAGTAACTTATATAACTGGCACTTTTTAATTGGCCCAGTTCTCCCACAAAATGCAGCTCTTATAAATACTAATAGGCACTATTGCCACAAATTCTCTTATTTTTGCAAGTTTCACTGATTTACTGGTTGTTAGCATTTTCTGCAGTTAAGAATTTAATAATGCTGAATTTTTATAAAGACACAATATGTAGTTCTAGCCTTCAAAATTGACTTACTGTGTGTCTAGTAATGAAGTTAAGTCAACCTAAATTTGCTGAAGATATTAACAAATGTAAAGCTAATGAAGGTGCCGCATTTGCatgaatgttttttaattttaagaatgcATTCAACAAAGGGAAGGGGCAAAcctaattattttaatacaaactTGATTGAGTGCCCAATTGCCTCATTTAAAactgtgtgtgtggggaggctgAGAAGTTTAGAAAAGTCCAAGTAACCAAATACCTAGGTTACCGGAAAGTTAAAAAGCTAATGCAACTGTGTTACATCTGGATAAAAAACATTATTCAAAAGCAATTCAAATACCGAAAAAGATTTCAAATTGAATAGTTTATTAACATGGTAGTCATCTTTGTAACATGTGCACACACACTCGCACACTCTGAATGATCTGCCTGGAAAAAAGAGGTCTTAATATATATGCTGGGggaaattaaacattaaaaatcctTTAGATTTTCATAATTATAGGCAATTATGTCCACATCACTAACAAAGCTATTGCCGAATCTTTCCAAGGAAGcagaatttgggagaaaaaaaaaattctttttggGAAAATTCAACAGTGGCATAGCAGAGCTCTCAATATGAGAAAGCTGACATGATGTGGACCTTTGCTGTGAAATTTGTCTTTGCAAAATATGGGGAGAAGTTTATCAATGGGCAGAAAATAAGAAGGCGGTGTGAAGTAGGCTTTTGCAGAGTCGATTTTCCTCACAGTATTGTGCGGGGGTCATTGAGAAAAATGCTTAGTCCTTCTCTGGAACCAGTTTCAGAACTTTTCCAATTGCAATGGTCTTACCTAAACCAAGGATACAAACAGTGGAGTTACATGTATTGTTAAAAGAACTTGTAAGTCTCTAAGAACATGAAAACTTCCCCCAAAAATACAGCTCTCCAGAGTATTAGAAGTGATACAGAGAATAAATTGTGGTACTGTAGAATGAAATCACGagtgtattttaaaagcacaataaaaaaatcttaaaaatagtaaaactggtattctcacagtaaagaatatgATGCGGGTTGTGGAAAGCCTGCTCTATATTCATCTAAGGAGAAGGCAAGGCAGAATCCTTCTACCAGATCTGTTTACTGCTTtcaaagataatttattttaaatacatcccACAAATCTATGAGTTTTACCAGGGTGAGCATGAGTTAAAGCCCAACATACAACCCCACCTTATCTTTCCTAACTTTAAATAGAGAAACTATGGTATTCATATTGTAGGTGGACATTCCAGGATATATTAAGAAAACAGTGCAGGCAATTTTTCAAATTCAACCTTTTGTTTCACAGTGTACATTTCTGTACATTATTCCTCTAAAATAAAACGCTTTTTGTTACTAGCAAGAACTCTGCACAATGACAACAATTTGCTTAGATTCACTTTTCCATTGTTACCCAGATAGTGACTTCCACCACATATCAGCGTTTTAATACCTCATTGCCATGCATGATGTCCTATTTCAAATAACTGCATTTTTGCAGCAGTTAGTAACCATTGATCAAGCAGTCTTACCCTCGTCTCTTAAGGTAAAGCGACCCATCTGAGGGAAATCTTTGAATGTCTCAAGGCAGATAGTTCCTGCTGTCCTTAAACGGGCAATGCATACTTGATCTTGTTTCACAAAACGGGGCCTTGTCTTACTTTTGTCTCCTGTTTTTTTGTCTACCAAGCAGATTAAGGcctgtataagaaaaaaaattaatagctgTGAATGCAAAAATAAGGGTTACTTTTTCTTTACAAACAAAACTGAAGTGGtctaagaaagaaaacacttcgaaatatattaaaaaaatattctaagatTTACTGCGTAAGAGTCAATCATGACTTACCACACTTTTTAGAAGGCTTATGCTAACAGCTACAGTCATTTTTGGTTGTGTTATGGTACTGACCAAAGATTCCATTCAAGGCTGGAGCTTTATTGCATTAGTTGCTCTACAGATGTACATCATGACAGAACTGCTCACCCCAACAAGCGGATTGTCTATATTCACATCACAACTTAAAAGGACACTTACTGTTATCTCAACTTCTTCAATACAAGTGTGGATGTGCAGCACAGCATTATAACCTGGGCAGATAATGGATTTGTGCTcaattatcactatctgtaaaacaattaaaagtaagtgcatttttccttatttcaatTATAAAAGAGCAGAGAATAACCAAATACAGAACTACATTAAAAAGTTTAGTTGAACAATACTCACATAACAaatttttgtgaaagaaaaaatttATAAGCGACTAAATTGTTTATAATATGAAAGTATAAAATTGAAGAATTGGCTTGACAAGATCTTGCTTTCATGATTATAGGTAACTAAAAACTTCATTGAAAAGTTACATTCAAAATAAACgatattttaaaaactcaaatTAATGATGTCAGTGTTAGGTATGTATGTTATTGTCAATTTAGAGATATGACAGTGAATAAGAAATCTGAACTGAAATGTCAAACTATTGAAATTTAGATTTGGTGAAACGCAAGCAGAACATTTCAATGCTTTTTACCCATCTATACGGCAATTAAATGCTAGTTATTCTACCTGGGCATCAAATGTGCGTCCAGAATGACACAGGTTGTTGGGATCACAGAGAATAAATCCTGGAAGGATCTCTTCCTCTTCAATTCCCTTCAGTCTGATCTTTAGATTTTCACCTGGGGCTACTGAATCAGTTTCTACATCATCAGAAAGGATTCCAAGAACTTCCACATTGTGcttaaagaaagtgaaaatgcGGTTGTCTATTGTGAATATTTTAGTCTGGTACAAAATTGTTTTAATACAACAGCATTTCAATAAATACTTCCATTACAGTTTTAATTCATTATATTTGGTTCTGCAAGCTTCAGAACATTTAGAATATTTGAATTATGAGTTACTAATATTTAAATCAAACATATTTTATCATGATTCTATAGTATATATTCAACGGAAAGCAAATTTCAAAAATATCCACTATTTCTCAAAGTGAAATGAGTTTAAAACTTATAAGCCACATTGTTGTGTAGACTCATTACATCCAAAATATAACAGTCTGAATATTAACACAATCCAGCAAATCCTAGAATCCCAAAATTCTACAAGATTTCCTAGAGATGATGATAAAAGAATACCAAACGTATACTAATGAATGCTCTCCAAACACCAAATGTATTTCCTAATGTTCCTGTATGTTGTAACCTCTCTTCTGATTTCTGTATCTACACAGTACTAGCTaccaacacaaaataaatattggaaAGGCAGAGAAGTTAAAAAAGGAGTAGTTTCAGAAAGAGGTCTGTGGTTCTGACTTCCTGAAGTTTTAATTCAATCCTCATTAGCTGCCcaatagaaggaagaaaaaaaaaaaaaaagaatttgtcatCAAAAAGCGCTGGCTATTTACTGAATacatttaaaaagccatttagtttatttatttctcctaATCAACCCCAAAATAACATGGGTGTCAGAGGTGTGTCAAGCCACTGTCTGTTAAATTACCTTAAAAGCTGAAAAGCATAATCTTAAACTGTTTAAGTTTAGTTTCAATTTTCAGCAGCTCTTGAGAAAGATGACATGGAAGTCAATCTAATTAACATATTTTGATTAGGAAATACAAGCTTTCAATAAGCTGTAGATTTATTGTACATTAGAGTATTGAGACATTTTCTAGCAGACTACCTCAGCCTGCAGAACTGAAAAAAGTCTCATCTTAAATCAAGATGACACAAATAGATAAAACCAaaattttcaaacactttttgtAAGAAACCAATGGATATAAACACCACCATTAGTTGAGTACCCTATTCTCATCAACTGCCTCTCCCCAACTATGTTTTCACAtccttcatttttatattttcactttcttcaggGCAGCACAATGATTCCAAGTAGTGATCTTAAATTATGGAACAGCTACCTACCTGCACAAACAACCTATTCTTAACTACAGTAAATTTTGGGGTTCTCATTGGAACATACTGTGTACTGTTTCcatcctttaaatttttttccatcttccctctagggaagggaaaagaataaaagaaaaagggaaaaaaagaaggaaagttttGAGCAATATTAACCCCCAGCAGGAAAAAGGTTTTGTGGGCCAACTgtacaaaagcaaattaaaaaacacagttcAAATGAACTATGATGATTTGTAGCCCAGCAATTGAATTTACTGAGGAGAGACAACCTGAGTTCTGAATGCTAAGGAAGTATATACACACCCACACACCTGGAAACATCACACGTGTAAAACAAGAAAGCTTAGTTCCATTCAACTGAGCAACAGAAATTTTTCTGATTTCAAGTAATAAATATCTTTAAGAATCAAGCTCTTTTTCAGGGTagtaacattttttaatatctaaaccTTAACATACCTTGTTTGGCATCATCACAAGCTGTTGTCCTTTGCAAATAGAGCCCGACTCCAGCTTCCCAAGGACCACGGTGCCCATATCCTccacaaaaagaaattattacatAAAGATTTGAAACGTTTTTCTAAAGAGTCTGCTCTATTTATGACTTTAAGTATGATTACTTAACCCTATGAAGTTATTTAGCACTGCTATACTTAGTGTTTTGGAAACTGTTCTCATGAAAGATTACAGATTAAGAGTCTCATATAATGCCAAAATAATTtacttcccctccccacctctaTTCTACAGTTGGAAATGTAGacatatcaaagaaaaaaaaaaaagataccctctgaaaatacagtaaatagtCCATTTAGTGCTTTCTGGAAACAGTCAATTTATACTTTCAAtcctattattttaatttgtaccTTATATTTATCCACAATTGGCAGCCTGATTGGTCCATCAACTGAACGGTTGAAGTTTGGCAAATTATCCAGGTATGGAATAAATGGTAATCCActaaaaaaagcagaaggcatttttttcaattttgtgagcacccttctatttaaaaattactcAGAATGGATAAATGCAGCCCAACAAAAGGAATGGTTTTCATTCCATCATCATTAAGAACAGTGACATCTAAGACAGTTAAATCTATCATAACTTCCATCATTAGTGCACATTTTACCCTAGCTAACATGTTAATACTGCATGTAGTTTTTAAGTTAAGTTACAGGCATATTTTACACGAATTAATTATTCCTTTGATAATCTTGCTAGATGTGTAATGTGTTTTGGAAATACAAAACCATAAGCTAGGTCCAAACAGGATTTTCATGAATATGTTTTAACTGCCATGGACAATATTGGAAAACATGACACTCAGTGAGAGACATGGCTTGTCACTAATTATAATACAGCTTCAAGCAAACTGTTCACATCAAACAATCACTCATTCTAGCAACATGTCAGCTGCAGCATCACTGGAAAATTCAAGGGCTAGTATGGCACTCAAACTCACAGAGCTAAAAAGCACTGCTAATAATATTACAGACTCTGCTAACTTtaatcttctgcagttaataaatgcttttatttggCTCATTGCATGGCTGTATTCTTGTTGCCCTACAATACAATCGCATTTCCTCAAACACTTTAGAATACAGCTGCAATATACCATGCTATACTTCTTCCTAGCTTCACTGTAGCATTCACTTTTATTGAAATACAGCAAATATACAAAGTTGTTCAATTTAAGATACATACATATACCAAGGACAGAATTCTGACTGTTCTTTAAGGTTTGCTCCAGTCAGTCCTGAGCAGGGCATGAAATGAATATCCTTTTTGGGATTGAAGCCAACTTTCTTCAAAAATGGCACCAGTTTCTCTTTACATTCCTCATATCTATTAAAACATCAAGCAGATCAAGATAAGTTTCAATTACTCCAGCGTAACATaatattctgctttaaaaaaacccaacaaaacccacagacatttaattttcatcagCGAAGTTATTCTGTGAGCAGCAAGAAAACCTAACAAAGTTTAATGGCCTACTTGCATCTTCTCCCCAGTCTTACAGCACAACTTCATATTGTTTATTCCCCCTCATTCCCCTGCTCCATAAAGCATCATCAGTTTTCTCCATATACCTCAATTACCGGGCTCGATAAGCAGCAGCACGTGCTACGTCTGCTTTTAAGCAAGAGATCTAGGCCAAGATAGCAAGACAGACCCAAGCAGACAGCTACTGAGGTCATGCTGCAGGCTTTCACTTTAATGGTGGCTTGGTCTCCCCCAACGTCCTACATAATTTCTTAAGACTTAATGCTACTTATTTCTATTACATTTCTTCCCCTCAGTCAGTTTCAGCTGAATTCAATAGTGTCAGAAGGTTGGGGCAGGACCAAGACAGCACAACTGGGCATGCCTTATTCTCTTAGTAAGCCAGGCTGATGTTGTAAGTTTTTGTAGTCCCCCACAGTTTTCCACAAAAACTTTCACGATACTTGACAGCACAGCAACAACTCTGACAACTCTTATTACACTGTAGAAGAAAACTGTATCCAGTCATTACACAAGTGTCTCTAGGGAAGGACTAAGTTACACTTTTTAGCATCCAGCTTAAAGGAGTGAGAAGAAAGATGTGACAGAAGCCATAAGACAACCCAAGTTTTGACACTTAGGAAAATTAAAACCCTTTAGTAACATTTCAGTGTTAATGTAGAAAATAATAACTTAATCCTTTTTATTAGTTATTTAAATATTACATATTGACTTTCTTAGTTATTTTTACCTGGCCTGTATCATCACaagtttccttccttccccccttctcAGACCATAATCACGAACGActttaaaatagtatttgcttATTCAACTCAGCTGATCATAAAATAACTCCAAGTAATACAGGGCGGACACGTAAGGTGAACAGGATAATGCTGTTCTCAACAAATCTAAGCTAGGAGTTTAGCAGAAATGCGGCCAAGCAGTCAAGAACCTGGCAAACTAAACTACTGAAAACAGAGTTGCTTCCTTTTAGGTTTGGTATGAAGTTTCTAAGTCAACAATTAAACTATGTTAGAATGCATGGATTTGTTAAATACAGCTGCACAGATGCAAACAGTTGGAAGTGGATGTTTTAAAGTAGTGCAGAACTTTAAGCTTAATTGGGAGGCATTGTCCTAGGCACTATGCTTCTGTTTTCACCGCAATTTTGATAACCTCTGTCTTCAGTCCAGCAGTCCACCATTCTTTCAGCAAAAATGGGATGCAAAAAATTACttaggaattattttatttcagtatcttttaatgaagatttttttttaatattaaactcaCCTTTCATTACTCCAGTTTACAGTTGGATCATCCATTTTATTAATAAGAACTATTAAATGTTTTACACCTGCTGTTTTTGCTAACATGGCATGTTCTCTTGTTTGTCCACCTTTCTCAAATCCAGTTTCAAACTCtccttttcttgcagaaataacctaattaaaaatacaaattttattaaaagttCTACAATTCTCTCAACAGAACAATTGACAATGGATAATACTGCTTATTCAAAAATAACTTTGGGTAGTCAACTGgtaaaagctttcaaaatgcaTTGGTATATCCTCAATATTATGCATTAGTTTCTGCACTGACATACATAGAAATCATATGACACCTGCAGACAGTTTTATGAAGCTGTTAAGTTACTCCAAAAACCACTCAAAATTTTGCCCACTGTAACTAACCACAAgagtaaacaagcaaacaaaaaataaaaatcaaaagtttAATTCCACAGCATATCCAGAATAAAAGAACCTAATTTGTCCTTACCAGCACAGCAAGATCAGCTTGAGAAGCCCC is a genomic window of Rissa tridactyla isolate bRisTri1 chromosome 8, bRisTri1.patW.cur.20221130, whole genome shotgun sequence containing:
- the GSPT1 gene encoding eukaryotic peptide chain release factor GTP-binding subunit ERF3A, which translates into the protein MEANGSGSGSSSDSAPDCWDQADIEPGSGAGPGSAPPAAEAEAQQELLGAAFSRQLNVNAKPFVPNVHAAEFVPSFLRGGPAPGLPPPSPPPGLPPPHGIPVEASPEEQTASCEGSNAAVNMEISESVVENGETEMSPEESWDHKEETSEAELGGGPTGDAGPSEESAQEMMEEEEEIPKPKSVVAPPGAPKKEHVNVVFIGHVDAGKSTIGGQIMYLTGMVDKRTLEKYEREAKEKNRETWYLSWALDTNQEERDKGKTVEVGRAYFETEKKHFTILDAPGHKSFVPNMIGGASQADLAVLVISARKGEFETGFEKGGQTREHAMLAKTAGVKHLIVLINKMDDPTVNWSNERYEECKEKLVPFLKKVGFNPKKDIHFMPCSGLTGANLKEQSEFCPWYIGLPFIPYLDNLPNFNRSVDGPIRLPIVDKYKDMGTVVLGKLESGSICKGQQLVMMPNKHNVEVLGILSDDVETDSVAPGENLKIRLKGIEEEEILPGFILCDPNNLCHSGRTFDAQIVIIEHKSIICPGYNAVLHIHTCIEEVEITALICLVDKKTGDKSKTRPRFVKQDQVCIARLRTAGTICLETFKDFPQMGRFTLRDEGKTIAIGKVLKLVPEKD